One segment of Scyliorhinus torazame isolate Kashiwa2021f chromosome 14, sScyTor2.1, whole genome shotgun sequence DNA contains the following:
- the LOC140390456 gene encoding zinc-binding protein A33-like isoform X2 yields MALRQQVQSLTEETICPICLDFFTDPVSLDCGHNFCRSCISQCWEKEINSCPECREEFPERNLRINRALANLTEKTRKLNLNRKVKESKLHCEKHQEELKLFCETDKKLICVICRDSREHKSHNFLPIDEAVEIYKNQLKSSLDSLTEKKSAVLETELKQKRKISEVMEQSSSLQTHITSEFSKMHQILTEKEQRLLRDLREEEERILEPMEKNLRQIQENLNSIEEKLSKLQKQMEQKDELIFLKEEACRKRRISDETRSLSVSAAALSIGKFKGPLQYTAWKEMINSINPGEYIRRHVFQK; encoded by the exons atggctcTCAGACAGCAGGTTCAGAGTTTGACCGAGGAGACAATTTGTCCCATTTGTCTTGATTTCTTCACCGACCCGGTTTCACTGGAttgtggacacaacttctgccgctcctgtatctCCCAGTGTTGGGAAAAGGAGATAAACTCCTGCCCGGAATGTAGAGAGGAGTTTCCGGAAAGAAACCTCAGGATAAATCGGGCCTTAGCGAATCTGACCGAGAAAACTCGAAAATTAAATCTGAATCGGAAAGTgaaggaaagtaaacttcactgtgagaaacatcaggaagaactgaagctgttttgtgaaactgacaagaaattgatCTGTGTGATTTGTAGAGATTCGCGGGAACACAAATCTCATAACTTTCTGCCCATCGATGAAGCTGTTGAAATCTACAAG AATCAGCTGAAATCTTCCTTAGATTCTCTCACAGAGAAGAAATCGGCGGTTCTAGAAACGGAACTGAAACAGAAAAGGAAGATTTCTGAAGTTATG GAACAGTCGAGCAGTCTGCAGACccacatcacatccgagttcagtaaaatgcaccagattctcactgagaaagagcagcgtttACTCAGAGATCTCAGGGAAGAAGAGGAGAGGATTCTGGAACCAATGGAGAAAAACCTTCGACAGattcaggagaatttaaattctattgaGGAGAAACTCTCCAAGTTGCAGAAACAGATGGAGCAAAAAGACGAGCTGATATTTCTGAAG GAGGAAGCTTGTCGGAAGAGAAG GATTAGTGATGAGACTCGCTCACTCTCCGTATCTGCTGCCGCCCTGTCTATCGGGAAGTTCAAAGGCCCTTTACAGTACACAGCGTGGAAAGAAATGATAAACTCCATTAACCCCG